From the genome of Lotus japonicus ecotype B-129 chromosome 6, LjGifu_v1.2, one region includes:
- the LOC130725666 gene encoding uncharacterized protein LOC130725666 codes for MARTKQTKRVSSEELADRRAYLHASHRRGDHDTDVSTSRKRARKGAPKATTEVPAPATEVPATQVPDTEVPAPATEVPATQVPATEVPALSTPEVTATEVSPQSTPEVTAHDTVEPSTSSLDIDAVEESESESESGSESEIEGEDVEVEDPNMPPLQRDPPFPGGPVELSLLQHYPDHIAPWTWHTLLGTTDPRYSERGDLRLATAGTKLGLMTCEGDNYREVRLIVERSGLYPLVRCSYVETDPGLISALVERWHEETSSFHMPFGEMTVTLDDVSALLHIPVGGRFYTPGVASRYDVAETCALLLGGDADLYMAEFDKLRGPTMRFSFLRDLYPKAVAEGRYEHAARMYLMHLVGATLFADKSGGHSFSARWIGMLQDLERVSEFAWGAMALATLYDQLGQSSRSGVKQLAGYTSLLMAWVFEHFPDRLVRRYANPAYTEDQPRARRWTESRSGHARLDERRVLLDELTADDVTWTPYEAHREWRQRDERALFSGYIRCPYPPAVRPHLPERVMRQFGYIQTIPRHPSEMDRSPAAEAVDAAFAGYVQYLFPEGDPAIEEGQAVGGYMDWYARVSHCFIIPDERRIDLSAVAALRRALEVLELSLEVDDALLPGTQARALTERALRILQDLAGTQGIAYAAGRGGLGAGGRVGGRAGGRAGGRAGGREGGRAGARGGRRGSMTSTFFYDDEMLLLKQDNDVSEGMLLQQQDNVQPISVDTTHLWSTDQIFETVDDLKQWAKNVGKDNGYAIDPKSFKYNSTGSQKCDCPFKLKGRPTEGDKNWWLKVLEGVHNHEPAGSLVGHSYAGRLTEEEKVQVDSMNNNWVPPRHMLATLKENNPGNLSTITQVYNRIKKVKELDRGPLTEMQYLLKKLAEANYVHFERHEEDSGVIMELFWAHPNAIKLFNTFPHVVIMDCTYKTNKFQIPLLEMVGLTSTGLTYSIAFCYMTRERTPDYVWALECMKSLLADPARLPGVIVTDRELALLSAVRNIFPEATHLLCLFHINKNVEAKCKLWVDTTDFKALVMQKWNEVVYAETTTQFEEEWSDMCDMCKDHPRFTSYIYDTWLVHKEKFVKAWTNRVKHFGTTTSNRAESAHASLKKMLRNGKGNLCDSWEAIDRLTIVRHNAIQASFERSINIVEHRFKSPMYKNMRGFVAKHALHLMYDEQNRFWGHGEKCGCVMKVTHGLPCACALQSIASIPYAAVDPFWKILSWEQVPVVESQTSNSGCMPLEIEALWAHFNTLDDAGQSMLRRKLKELYCPQISSLCPPEVKIKHNQSSKERKTKPPRGQSIGSTQRDLSHWEHVDNQTKEQESKASKRKPRLTKTPKTTPTSQAPKSKNKMAMTATGSKIYLPELSSFLWPYIHEVIDVVGDGNCGYRAVAALLDLQNGQDGWPRVREELIVELTLYEKHYTRMWGYDVVQAMHNRLTLPPDGRATKARWMHLPEMGYLIANRFRVVFISISLKSSYTYLPMRGGAPPLEHPVIAIGHVTNHFVQLKLVSGHPMPPIAPQWEYNVEEPESEWCKPYKERLDRFMAEHTVWIGPCVITNFDLTDITED; via the exons ATGGCGAGGACAAAGCAAACTAAGAGGGTATCGTCTGAAGAGTTGGCCGATCGTCGTGCCTATCTCCACGCTTCTCATAGGCGAGGTGATCATGATACAGATGTGTCGACTTCTCGGAAGCGGGCTAGGAAGGGGGCTCCGAAGGCGACCACTGAGGTTCCTGCCcctgctactgaggttcctgctacTCAGGTTCCTGATACTGAGGTTCCTGCCcctgctactgaggttcctgctactcaggttcctgctactgaggttcctgctcTCTCGACGCCTGAGGTTACTGCTACTGAGGTTTCTCCTCAGTCGACGCCTGAGGTTACCGCCCACGATACTGTTGAGCCTTCCACCTCTTCACTTgatattgatgcagttgaggagTCGGAGTCGGAGTCGGAGTCGGGGTCGGAGTCTGAGATTGAGGGTGAGGatgtagaggtagaggatccGAATATGCCGCCGCTCCAGAGAGATCCACCGTTTCCTGGTGGGCCGGTTGAGTTGTCACTTCTGCAGCATTACCCGGATCACATAGCGCCGTGGACGTGGCATACCCTACTAGGCACCACTGACCCTCGTTATTCTGAGCGAGGTGATTTGAGGCTTGCCACTGCTGGTACGAAGCTCGGGCTGATGACGTGTGAGGGGGACAATTACAGGGAGGTCCGCTTGATTGTGGAGAGGAGCGGACTGTATCCACTGGTCAGGTGCAGCTATGTAGAGACGGATCCAGGGCTTATATCGGCCCTTGTGGAGAGGTGGCACGAGGAGACTAGTAGTTTCCACATGCCATTTGGGGAGATGACTGTCACCCTTGACGACGTCTCCGCTCTTCTTCACATCCCGGTTGGTGGGAGATTCTACACTCCAGGAGTGGCCTCGAGATATGATGTGGCAGAGACCTGCGCTTTGCTGTTAGGGGGGGATGCAGATTTGTACATGGCTGAGTTTGATAAGCTTAGGGGTCCGACTATGAGGTTCAGCTTCTTGCGAGACCTTTACCCGAAAGCTGTTGCAG AGGGGCGGTACGAGCATGCAGCCAGGATGTACCTGATGCATCTTGTTGGCGCGACATTGTTCGCCGACAAGAGTGGGGGGCACTCATTCTCCGCCCGTTGGATAGGCATGCTACAGGATCTTGAGCGGGTGTCGGAGTTCGCGTGGGGCGCCATGGCCCTTGCCacgttgtacgaccagcttgGACAGTCTTCTCGCAGCGGGGTCAAACAGTTGGCCGGTTACACTTCCCTGTTGATGGCCTGGGTCTTTGAGCACTTTCCAGACAGGCTCGTTCGCCGGTATGCGAACCCGGCTTACACAGAGGACCAGCCCAGAGCTCGTAGGTGGACAGAGTCACGGTCGGGGCATGCTAGGCTTGACGAGAGGCGAGTACTACTTGATGAGTTGACGGCCGACGACGTCACTTGGACTCCATATGAGGCCCACAGGGAATGGCGACAGCGGGATGAGAGGGCTTTGTTCTCAGGCTACATTCGGTGTCCCTATCCCCCTGCTGTGCGACCTCATCTTCCGGAGCGGGTCATGCGACAGTTTGGGTATATACAGACGATCCCGCGCCACCCTAGTGAGATGGATAGATCTCCCGCAGCTGAGGCTGTTGATGCGGCATTCGCAGGTTATGTGCAGTACTTGTTCCCTGAGGGCGACCCTGCTATAGAGGAGGGACAGGCTGTGGGCGGTTACATGGATTGGTACGCTAGAGTGTCTCATTGTTTCATCATACCGGATGAGAGGAGGATTGATCTCAGTGCCGtg GCTGCTTTGCGTAGGGCTTTAGAAGTCCTTGAGTTGTCACTTGAGGTGGATGATGCTTTGCTGCCAGGCACACAGGCCCGCGCTTTAACGGAGAGAGCACTTCGCATCCTCCAGGACTTGGCTGGGACACAGGGCATTGCTTACGCTGCTGGGAGAGGAGGTCTGGGAGCAGGTGGCCGAGTAGGTGGCCGAGCCGGCGGCCGAGCAGGTGGCCGAGCAGGTGGCCGGGAGGGCGGCAGGGCAGGAGCCAGGGGAGGTCGTAGGG GCAGTATGACGAGCACATTTTTCTATGATGATGAAATGCTGCTTCTAAAACAAGATAATGATGTCAGTGAAGGAATGTTGCTTCAACAACAAGATAATGTTCAGCCTATAAGTGTGGATACCACTCATTTATGGTCGACCGATCAG ATATTTGAAACTGTTGATGACCTTAAACAATGGGCTAAGAATGTTGGGAAGGACAATGGATATGCGATT GACCCTAAGTCCTTCAAGTACAACTCCACCGGATCACAAAAATGTGATTGTCCTTTTAAACTTAAAGGACGACCTACGGAGGGTGATAAAAATTGGTGGCTGAAAGTGTTGGAAGGggtacacaaccatgaaccagctggATCTTTGGTTGGCCATTCCTATGCTGGTCGACtaacagaagaagagaaggttcAAGTCGACAGCATGAATAACAATTGGGTCCCACCGAGACACATGTTGGCCACTTTGAAGGAAAATAATCCGGGTAACTTGTCTACCATCACTCAAGTGTATAATCGCATCAAAAAAGTTAAAGAATTAGACCGCGGGCCACTTACAGAGATGCAATATTTGCTGAAGAAGTTGGCAGAAGCCAACTATgttcactttgaaagacatgaagAAGATTCGGGTGTCATTATGGAACTTTTCTGGGCTCATCCTAATGCTATTAAactcttcaacacattccctcaCGTGGTaatcatggattgcacatacaagacaaacaaatttcAAATTCCATTGCTTGAAATGGTTGGCCTCACTTCTACTGGTCTGACTTACTCCATTGCATTTTGCTACATGACTCGTGAGCGCACACCTGACTATGTTTGGGCCTTGGAGTGCATGAAATCTCTACTTGCTGACCCTGCCCGATTACCTGGAGTGATTGTGACTGATAGGGAATTGGCTTTACTCAGTGCTGTTCGGAATATTTTTCCTGAGGCTACCCATTTACTATGCCTAttccacataaacaagaatgttGAGGCAAAGTGCAAATTGTGGGTTGACACAACGGATTTTAAAGCCTTAGTGATGCAAAAGTGGAATGAAGTGGTATATGCGGAAACAACTACACAATTTGAGGAGGAATGGAGCGacatgtgtgatatgtgtaaggATCATCCAAGGTTCACATCGTACATTTATGACACTTGGTTGGttcacaaggagaaatttgtGAAGGCATGGACAAACAGAGTGAAGCATTTTGGAacgacaacaagtaacag GGCTGAAAGTGCACATGCAAGCTTGAAGAAGATGCTTAGGAATGGCAAGGGTAACCTGTGCGATTCATGGGAAGCAATTGATAGGTTGACCATTGTACGCCACAATGCAATacaagcatcgtttgagcgcagtattaaCATTGTAGAGCACCGTTTCAAGTCTCCAATGTATAAGAATATGAGAGGATTCGTTGCTAAACATGCACTTCACCTAATGTATGATGAACAAAACAGATTTTGGGGTCATGGTGAGAAATGCGGTTGCGTGATGAAAgtcactcatggactaccttgcgcttGTGCACTTCAGAGTATTGCCTCAATTCCGTATGCAGCAGTtgatccattctggaagatacTTTCTTGGGAACAAGTGCCTGTTGTGGAGAGTCAAACCTCAAACAGTGGATGCATGCCGCTAGAGATTGAGGCTTTGTGGGCTCATTTCAATACCTTGGATGATGCGGGCCAAAGTATGCTGAGAAGGAAGCTTAAAGAGCTTTATTGTCCTCAAATCAGTTCATTGTGTCCTCCTGAAGTGAAGATAAAGCACAATCAATCGTCCAAGGAGAGGAAAACCAAACCTCCCAGAGGTCAATCAATAGGATCCACCCAGCGTGACCTTTCACATTGGGAACATGTTGACAATCAGACCAAAGAACAAGAATCGAAAGCTAGCAAGAGGAAACCTAGGCTCACcaaaactcctaaaacaactccaACATCGCAAGCTCCTAAGTCAAAGAACAAGATGGCTATGACGGCCACCGGCTCCAAAATCTACTTACCGGAGTTGTCATCTTTTTTATGGCCATATATACATGAAGTGATAGATGTTGTCGGGGATGGTAATTGTGGATACAGAGCCGTCGCTGCATTGCTGGACCTTCAGAACGGTCAGGACGGTTGGCCTCGGGTTAGGGAAGAGCTGATTGTAGAACTCACACTCTATGAGAAACACTATACACGCATGTGGGGTTATGATGTGGTACAAGCCATGCACAATCGTCTCACTCTCCCTCCTGATGGTAGAGCCACTAAAGCCAGATGGATGCATCTACCGGAGATGGGGTACCTTATTGCTAACCGGTTTCGGGTGGTTTTCATCTCCATCTCGTTAAAATCTAGTTACACTTACCTTCCGATGAGAGGAGGCGCCCCACCGTTAGAACATCCTGTCATAGCTATTGGTCATGTGACcaatcactttgtacag CTGAAGTTGGTGTctggacatcctatgccgccaattgctccCCAATGGGAATACAACGTTGAAGAACCCGAGTCCGAATGGTGTAAACCGTATAAAGAGCGTTTGGATAGATTTATGGCTGAACACActgtttggattggtccttgtgttattaccaactttgatttaacagacataacagaagattga
- the LOC130723414 gene encoding uncharacterized protein LOC130723414, whose protein sequence is MEELEKPPPCNPNCSKPESSPSSTWFDMELPLPTTTSSETEPFRLDQAVCSHGLFMMAPNSWDPLSNTLTRPLRLHDQDTDPSSSSPSFIVTVSQRSESIAVRVHHGTHLLSPHEVRALMAQVSRMLRFSEAEEEAVRGFRSMPLDHHNRSFGGRVFRSPTLFEDMVKCILLCNCQWPRTLSMAQALCELQLELQKGSPHDAVAASGNLKVKTSDFSPKTPAARETGRKGVNSSGVSRKGMFVKKKLEFERDDISQMDHVLESRSNAALLPTDINGNAGHGCNSCQATEELDSDDTFPDGREYFNRTGNFPSPSELANLDESFLANRCKLGYRASYIIKLARAIVEGKIQLRQLEELSEGASLSIYTQLDDQLKQIKGFGPFTRANVLMCMGYYHVIPTDSETIRHLKQVHSRNSTSRTIERDVEEIYGKYEPYQFLAYWSEIWDFYERRFGKMNEMHSSEYKLITAANMRSAGKSPSKRKRAT, encoded by the exons ATGGAGGAGTTAGAAAAACCACCACCTTGTAACCCAAATTGCAGCAAACCAGAGAGTTCTCCGTCGTCAACATGGTTCGACATGGAACTTCCACTGCCAACTACTACATCCTCAGAAACAGAGCCATTTCGACTGGACCAAGCTGTGTGCAGCCATGGCCTCTTCATGATGGCACCCAACAGCTGGGACCCACTCTCCAACACCCTCACTCGCCCACTGCGTCTTCACGACCAAGACACcgacccttcttcttcttcgccgTCGTTCATCGTTACAGTTTCTCAGCGCTCCGAATCCATCGCCGTCAGGGTTCATCATGGGACCCACTTGCTCTCCCCTCACGAAGTTCGCGCCTTGATG GCTCAGGTGTCGAGAATGCTGCGATTTTCCGAAGCGGAAGAGGAAGCTGTGAGAGGGTTCAGAAGCATGCCCCTTGATCATCACAATAGAAGCTTTGGTGGGAGGGTGTTTAGGTCTCCCACATTGTTTGAGGATATGGTGAAGTGCATTCTCCTCTGCAACTGCCA GTGGCCAAGGACTTTGAGCATGGCTCAGGCGCTTTGTGAGCTTCAGCTGGAACTGCAAAAAGGGTCACCTCATGATGCTGTTGCGGCCTCGGGCAATTTGAAAGTTAAGACCAGTGATTTCTCCCCCAAGACACCAGCTGCTAGAGAGACAGGGAGAAAGGGTGTTAATTCGTCTGGTGTTTCGAGAAAAGGCATGTTTGTGAAGAAGAAATTGGAGTTTGAACGGGATGATATTTCGCAAATGGATCATGTGTTGGAATCTCGTTCGAATGCGGCCTTGCTTCCAACAGATATAAATGGCAATGCAGGTCATGGTTGTAACTCTTGTCAAGCCACAGAAGAGCTTGATTCAGATGATACTTTCCCTGATGGAAGAGAGTATTTTAACCGCACTGGAAATTTTCCATCCCCAAGTGAGCTAGCGAACCTTGATGAGAGTTTTCTAGCAAACCGATGCAAACTTGGGTACAGAGCAAGTTATATAATAAAACTTGCCCGAGCCATTGTAGAAGGCAAAATTCAATTAAGACAACTTGAAGAACTCTCCGAAGGCGCAAGCTTATCAATTTATACACAACTTGATGATCAGCTGAAGCAAATTAAGGGGTTTGGCCCTTTTACTCGTGCCAATGTTCTTATGTGTATGGGGTATTACCATGTCATTCCAACTGATTCTGAAACTATTAGACATTTGAAACAG GTTCATTCAAGAAACTCGACCTCTAGAACAATTGAGAGAGATGTAGAAGAAATTTATGGAAAGTATGAGCCCTATCAGTTCCTGGCCTACTG GTCTGAAATATGGGACTTCTACGAAAGAAGGTTTGGGAAGATGAACGAAATGCATTCTTCTGAATATAAACTTATAACCGCTGCTAATATGAGAAGCGCGGGTAAAAGCCCAAGTAAGAGAAAGAGAGCAACCTGA
- the LOC130725668 gene encoding uncharacterized protein LOC130725668 codes for MGGKQETSGWSDMQAELLELVLRSLDRRDYLKCRLVCRGWRSIVNGAIKNKGPPTPRFPARLLLPPTLLCNTGDPTTLFDDITRDNRLLRVPTHVGKGHFASLRSEEEGWLMFQSICNNLLWIFNPVSSESYKLPQLPPGHTIPYNLRVAFSSQSYLVVISLYSADDKDGSIPQLCFCRVDNDKSWSRIETIESRFEVKDIMLLGWKLYAMNEDFVTIFNLEDLNAITAERLVMQLPKLDSDGERVNMHRLARDPTCGEVLLVLFRCKYMSHDYEIEDFLIFKLDMSGPRWIEVHSLSGRVLFVDRAGVRVISTANLNAPPKFIGVDNCVFFSLHHLINPCLGVFYLKEKTIQPLNSNLSLEKQLWRSLWFTPSPSPW; via the coding sequence ATGGGGGGAAAACAAGAGACCAGCGGTTGGTCAGATATGCAAGCAGAATTGTTGGAATTGGTTCTACGGAGTTTAGACCGAAGGGACTACCTTAAGTGTCGACTAGTGTGTCGTGGATGGCGTAGTATAGTTAACGGTGCAATCAAGAACAAAGGTCCACCTACTCCTCGGTTCCCAGCCCGGCTGTTGCTTCCACCCACTCTTCTTTGCAATACTGGAGATCCCACTACCCTTTTCGACGACATCACACGGGACAACCGTCTGCTTAGGGTCCCAACTCATGTCGGGAAAGGTCACTTTGCATCTCTTAGGTCAGAAGAAGAGGGGTGGTTGATGTTCCAAAGCATTTGTAATAATTTGTTATGGATTTTCAATCCAGTTTCTAGTGAAAGTTATAAACTCCCACAATTACCACCAGGGCATACGATTCCTTATAATCTTAGAGTTGCCTTCTCTTCTCAAAGCTATTTGGTGGTGATATCTTTATATTCTGCTGATGATAAAGATGGATCGATCCCACAGCTCTGTTTTTGCAGGGTCGACAATGACAAGTCATGGTCTCGCATTGAAACAATTGAGTCACGTTTTGAAGTCAAGGATATAATGCTTCTTGGATGGAAATTATATGCTATGAATGAAGATTTTGTGACTATTTTCAATCTTGAAGATCTCAATGCCATTACGGCTGAAAGGTTGGTTATGCAGTTACCAAAGCTTGATAGTGATGGAGAAAGAGTAAATATGCATAGGCTGGCAAGAGACCCTACGTGTGGGGAAGTGTTGTTAGTTCTTTTCAGATGCAAGTACATGAGCCATGACTATGAGATAGAAGACTTTCTCATCTTTAAGTTGGACATGAGTGGCCCAAGATGGATAGAGGTCCATAGTTTGAGTGGTCGTGTCTTATTTGTGGATCGCGCTGGGGTTCGAGTTATCTCCACCGCAAACCTTAATGCCCCACCAAAGTTCATCGGAGTAGAcaattgtgtttttttctcgCTTCATCACCTCATTAACCCTTGTCTCGGGGTCTTCTATTTAAAGGAAAAGACAATTCAACCATTAAATAGCAATCTTTCCTTAGAAAAACAGTTATGGCGAAGTTTGTGGTTCACTCCCAGTCCCAGTCCTTGGTAG